A single Muntiacus reevesi chromosome 9, mMunRee1.1, whole genome shotgun sequence DNA region contains:
- the LOC136174094 gene encoding olfactory receptor 4C16-like: protein MQLNNNVTEFILLEFTQDPVRKKIVFATFLMFYLGTLLGNFLIIVTIKTSRALGSPMYFFLFHLSLSDACFSTCIAARMIADALLKNATISFSECMIQIFTFHFFGCLEIFILILLAVDRYVAICKPLHYTTIMTHRVCGVLMSLAWLGSCVHSSAQIFLALSLPFCGPNVIDHYFCDLQPLLKLACTDTYVTNFLLVSNSGAICTERFLMLVLSYAIILHSLRKHSTEGRKKALSTCISHIVVVILFFGPCIFIYTRPATTFSMDKMIAVFYTLATPLINPLIYALRNIEVKNAMWKLWSKKVVSDDKR, encoded by the coding sequence ATGCAACTGAATAATAATGTGACTGAGTTTATTCTGCTTGAGTTCACACAAGATCCTGTTAGGAAGAAAATAGTGTTTGCCACCTTCTTGATGTTCTATTTGGGGACCTTGTTGGGGAACTTTCTGATTATTGTTACCATCAAGACCAGCAGGGCACTTGGGAGTccaatgtatttctttcttttccatttatcctTATCTGATGCCTGCTTCTCTACATGCATAGCCGCTAGGATGATTGCTGATGCCCTTCTGAAGAATGCCACTATCTCTTTCAGTGAGTGCATGATCCAAATCTTTACATTCCATTTCTTTGGCTGCCTGGAGATCTTCATCCTCATCCTCTTGGCtgttgaccgctatgtggccatctgtaagcctctaCACTACACGACCATCATGACTCATCGAGTCTGTGGTGTGCTAATGTCCCTGGCCTGGTTGGGGTCCTGTGTGCATTCATCAGCTCAGATTTTTCTAGCCTTGAGTCTGCCTTTCTGCGGTCCCAATGTAATTGATCACTACTTCTGTGACTTGCAGCCTTTGTTGAAACTTGCCTGTACAGACACCTATGTAACCAACTTCCTCTTGGTGTCCAACAGCGGGGCCATCTGTACAGAGAGGTTTCTAATGCTGGTGTTATCCTATGCCATCATCTTGCACTCTCTGAGAAAGCACAGcactgaagggaggaaaaaagccctctccacctgcatctcccacattgtcgTGGTCATCTTGTTCTTTGGTccttgcatatttatatacactcgCCCTGCAACCACCTTCTCCATGGATAAGATGATAGCTGTGTTTTATACACTTGCAACACCTTTGATCAACCCTCTGATTTATGCCCTGAGGAATAtagaagtgaaaaatgccatgtgGAAGTTATGGAGCAAGAAGGTGGTCTCAGATGACAAAAGATGA